The Colletotrichum higginsianum IMI 349063 chromosome 2, whole genome shotgun sequence genome has a segment encoding these proteins:
- a CDS encoding Ferric reductase like transmembrane component, translated as MAGGGATKSPEEQQAAIDAALENKALSNYLFYICASVSAAVIIWRVWTVIVKYVRTVACLNNDNQRYFAQSDSKVSWMKKNVLYAPVLSKRHNREIQLSSAINVGTLPSRLQLLFLAGYLATNVAFCVINIPFAGSFAAAASQLRNRTGTLAVVNMIPLFLMGGRNNPLIQMLGISFDTFNLLHRWFGRIVILEALAHTLAWMANTANKSSWETAIKSATTVPFLLFGFVATCAFVAIGIQASSPIRHAFYETFKLLHILLAITAVVGTWYHLQMKALPQLKYMWPVVIFWAGDRVWRAARVFYGNVGHGGSKALVEALPGNACRVTVTMARPWTFGPGQHAYMYMPAISLLQSHPFSVAWSEEAEDPMAEKASLNRQDILAMRKTTMSFVIRARTGMTDTLYRKAAACPEGKMTTTCMVEGPYGGLHSMRSYGTVMLFAGGVGITHQVPHVRDLVAGYANGTVAARRVILVWTIQSPEHLEWIRPWMTEILAMEKRRDVLRIMLFVSRPRSTKEIHSPSSTVQMFPGRPNIETLIKAEQESQVGTMGISVCGPGALSDEVRRAVRDRQHDSAIDFNEEAFSW; from the exons AGGTGCAACGAAGTCCCCCGAGGAGCAGCAAGCGGCCATCGATGCTGCCTTGGAGAACAAGGCCCTCTCCAACTATCTGTTCTACATTTGCGCCAGTGTCTCGGCTGCAGTCATTATCTGGAGGGTCTGGACCGTTATCGTTAAGTACGTTCGAACCGTCGCCTGCCtcaacaacgacaaccaGCGATACTTTGCCCAGTCCGATTCCAAGGTGTCCTGGATGAAAAAGAATGTTCTGTACGCTCCGGTCCTCAGCAAGCGTCACAACCGCGAAATTCAGCTCAGCTCCGCCATCAATGTTGGCACTCTACCCAGTCGTCTTCAGTTACTGTTCCTCGCCGGCTACTTGGCCACCAATGTCGCCTTCTGCGTCATCAACATCCCGTTCGCCGGCTCCTTCGCCGCTGCAGCTTCGCAGCTTCGGAATCGAACTGGTACCTTGGCCGTTGTTAACATG ATTCCCTTATTTTTGATGGGCGGGCGCAACAACCCCTTGATCCAAATGCTTGGCATCTCATTCGACACATTTAACTTGCTTCACCGTTGGTTCGGTCGGATTGTTATCCTTGAGGCCCTCGCTCATACCCTGGCTTGGATGGCCAACACTGCGAATAAGTCGAGCTGGGAAACTGCCATCAAGTCTGCCACTACTGTCCCTTTCTTGCTCTTTGGCTTCGTT GCTACTTGTGCCTTCGTCGCAATTGGCATTCAGGCTTCGAGTCCCATCAGACACGCATTTTATGAGACGTTCAAGCTTCTCCACATCTTGCTGGCCATTACGGCCGTCGTTGGCACCTGGTATCACTTGCAGATGAAGGCCTTGCCTCAGCTCAAGTACATGTGGCCTGTCGTCATTTTCTGGGCCGGTGATCGAGTTTGGCGCGCCGCTCGCGTCTTCTACGGCAATGTCGGACACGGAGGCAGCAAAGCCCTGGTTGAGGCACTTCCCGGAAATGCCTGCCGTGTCACGGTAACGATGGCTCGTCCCTGGACCTTCGGACCCGGCCAGCACGCTTATATGTACATGCCTGCCATAAGCCTGTTGCAGTCTCACCCCTTCTCCGTCGCGTGGAgtgaggaggccgaggaccccatggccgagaaggctTCCCTCAACCGTCAGGACATCCTCGCCATGCGCAAGACTACAATGTCCTTCGTCATTCGTGCCCGAACTGGCATGACCGATACGCTGTATCGCAAAGCGGCCGCCTGCCCTGAGGGCAAAATGACGACAACATGCATGGTAGAGGGCCCATACGGTGGTTTGCACAGCATGCGCTCCTACGGCACCGTCATGCTTTTCGCTGGTGGCGTTGGCATCACTCACCAGGTTCCTCATGTACGTGATCTTGTTGCTGGCTATGCCAACGGAACAGTTGCCGCCAGGAGGGTAATTCTCGTGTGGACAATCCAAAGCCCCGAGCATCTCGAATGGATCCGCCCCTGGATGACGGAGATTCTGGCCATGGAGAAGCGCAGGGATGTCCTTCGCATCATGCTCTTTGTCAGTAGGCCGCGCTCCACCAAGGAGATTCACAGCCCCTCGTCCACGGTCCAGATGTTTCCTGGTCGGCCCAACATCGAGACGCTCATCAAGGCCGAGCAGGAGTCGCAGGTCGGCACCATGGGAA